The genomic segment TGGATCAGGGATCGACTCATATTGTAAATACGGATGGAACCTATTATGCAATTTTTGAGCAAAATGGTTGTTATGATACGAGCAAGTATACAATAGATTTTATGGCTCCTCCGGTAATCAGCTCTATTGAATCTCCACTAAAATCTTGTATGGCTGATGGAATTCCTCTAAAAGTTATTACATCTCAGGGGGATGGAGTGCTCGTTTACGAATGGACAGTAGCCTCTTCATCAGGAGAGTTTTCAACTCCGGAAAAAGATTCTACCTTCTTCATTTCCGATAACTCTTCACTTGCATCAGGAGTGAAGACATTTACGGTAAAGGTTAGTAATGAGTGCGGAAATGTAACTTTAGATAAAGATGTTACGTTTGTTCCCTCTCCTGAGGCTTCATTCAGAGCAGATGGACCATCCAAGAGCCTGGATAACACCAGTAAAGAAACTTTGGATGCAATATCGGGAGATGTAATATCATTTATTAATATGGTAGATACTTTGGCACAAAATATAAGTACATGGAAGTGGGATTTTAAAGATGGTAATACCAGTAACCTCTTTAACAGTAGTTATACATACTCTAATCCGGGTAAGTATAATGTGGAACTCACTGTAATCAATAAAGACGGGTGTTCTTCTATGGCAAGTCTGGCAGTTGAGGTGCTCTCAAGTAAATATCTGTTTGTGCCTAACATCTTTAATCCATATTCCAGAAATCCGGAAAATTCAGTTTGTAAAGTTTACGGTTTGAATATTTCTTCTCAAAGCTTTACTTTTAAAGTTTTCAATAAATGGGGGGAGGTAGTATTCGAAACTTCAGACTTTAACATGGCTAACAGAAAAGGCTGGGATGGACAAAATGCTCCAATGGGAGTATACACCTATATGGTTGTTGGTAAGTTTAACGACGGTTCGGAATTTGAAAAATCCGGAACGGTTACACTTGTTAGATAAATATGAAACTGAAGAGGATATGTGTCGGCTTTTGGGCCTGTTTTTTTATTGTATCCCTTTGTATAAGAGAGGTTAAAGCTCAGGATGCCGCATTTTCTCAGTATTATGCATCAGGGCTCTACCTTAATCCTGCTATGGCAGGAATTTATTCCAATCTTACTTTTAATTCCAGTTATAGAAATCAGTGGAGGTCTGTAGCCAACATACCCTATGTTACCAATCAGATTTCTTTAATCAAACCTATTTATGCCAAAAAGGGAATTGAAGATTCTCATCTTGGAGGATTAGGTCTTTCCATATATAATGACCGTGCTGGTGATGGAAATTTTAAAACTATTGGGATTAATCTAAATGCAGCTTACAACCTGTGGCTTAGTAGCAATAAAATGAACTGCCTTACTTTTGGCCTGCAGGGAGGAATTGTTCAGCGAAATATTGACTTTACCAATCTCCAATGGGGATCACAGTTCAATCCGTATATTGGCTATGATGTTACCGAGTTTGTAAGCGAAGAAAGTGTCAATACAGCTAAAATATATGCTGATGTCTCTGCCGGTGCCATATACTACTATAATGCAGGAAGAGACTATTCTGATAAAGGCTACAGTGCTTATGCAGGTTTTGCAGCCTACCACTTGTCATCTCCCAATGAATCAATGGTGAAAGGGGTTATTAATAAAGTACCTTATCTTTTCAAATTGCATGCAGGCTTTGAAGTGAAAGCCGGAGAACGATTAAATATTTCTCCGAATGTTCTGGTTTTAAGTCAAAACCCTTACAGACAAATAAACGCAGGAGCCTATTTTACGTATGTATTCAACGACCAAAAGAAGTTTTTGGCTCCTCGTGACGTTATTTTCGGAGGATGGTATCGGTTGCAAGATGCATTTATTGCATCCCTGGGCCTGGGTAATGACAATTATATGATTGGTTTCAGCTATGATTATAACGCATCGGCTCTTAAAAGTATCAGTCGCGGAAGAGGAGCTTATGAAATTTCTCTCACACTCATGAAAGTAAGGGAAGGCAGATCAAGAAGGTTTTACACGCCTAGAATCTGATTTTTTTCTACTTTCGTATACAGGTTTCAAATTAATTAAATTCAATTTAGAATTATGGGAGGTTATCAGCGATGAAAAAGACGCTCACACTTCTGTTTATTCTTTTCTTTTTGTGCTTTCAGCATAGTGATCTTCTGGCGCAGAAAAAGGCAAAAAAGAAAGGAGAGAAAGCTTCAGTTGAGCTGGCAGATAAGTATTTTGAAAATATGGATTACTACCTTGCTTCTCAGGAATATGAAAAAGTATATGCGGAGGAACCCGGTAATAACTATGTATGCTATAGACTTGCGGAAGCCTACAGATTTCATTTTAATTACCCTTCTGCAGAAAAATACTATAAAATATCTGTAGAAAAGGCACTTCCTGATTTCCCACTTGCAAGATACTGGTATGCTTTAATGCTCAAGCTTAATGGTAAATATGAAGAAGCGGAAAAACAGTTTCAGGAATTTATAAATGAAAACC from the Sporocytophaga myxococcoides genome contains:
- a CDS encoding PorP/SprF family type IX secretion system membrane protein; this translates as MKLKRICVGFWACFFIVSLCIREVKAQDAAFSQYYASGLYLNPAMAGIYSNLTFNSSYRNQWRSVANIPYVTNQISLIKPIYAKKGIEDSHLGGLGLSIYNDRAGDGNFKTIGINLNAAYNLWLSSNKMNCLTFGLQGGIVQRNIDFTNLQWGSQFNPYIGYDVTEFVSEESVNTAKIYADVSAGAIYYYNAGRDYSDKGYSAYAGFAAYHLSSPNESMVKGVINKVPYLFKLHAGFEVKAGERLNISPNVLVLSQNPYRQINAGAYFTYVFNDQKKFLAPRDVIFGGWYRLQDAFIASLGLGNDNYMIGFSYDYNASALKSISRGRGAYEISLTLMKVREGRSRRFYTPRI